Proteins encoded in a region of the Paenibacillus sp. E222 genome:
- a CDS encoding glycoside hydrolase family 18 protein codes for MTKYIAAGYVVDSVLPDMTDEDLLKLTHLNVAFGHVKNDEITTEHLKNGEVIRNIKREHPNLTVLLSVGGWSAGGFSEAASTQSGRDSMAASAVRVLEEYPFDGIDLDWEYPCYGEAGIASSPDDKRNFTLLLKTIRETLDAKGSEDGRHYLLTIAAGADQYYVDGTEMAEVQQYLDFVQLMTYDMRGGFQVLTGHHTNLYTPTGDLFRISTDASVNLFVRAGVPKEKIVIGAAFYSRIWTEVPDRNHGLHQMAGSTGGYGPAFAELEAKYINKNGYIRYWDEEACAPFLFNGSSLISYDDEESIQHKCDYVKDQGLSGIMFWEYGCDPTHRLLGAIHQGLQDVPVGK; via the coding sequence ATGACGAAATATATTGCTGCTGGTTATGTCGTCGATTCTGTTCTTCCCGACATGACGGATGAGGATCTGTTGAAGTTGACACATCTGAATGTAGCCTTTGGTCATGTCAAGAATGATGAAATCACCACCGAGCATTTAAAAAACGGAGAGGTTATCCGGAATATTAAGCGGGAGCATCCAAATCTAACGGTGCTGCTGTCCGTGGGCGGATGGAGCGCTGGTGGTTTCTCTGAAGCCGCCTCAACCCAGTCGGGAAGGGACAGTATGGCCGCATCAGCGGTTAGGGTGCTGGAGGAATACCCTTTTGACGGAATCGATCTGGACTGGGAGTATCCTTGTTACGGTGAAGCCGGTATCGCATCCAGTCCTGATGATAAACGGAATTTCACCTTACTTCTCAAAACGATCCGGGAAACGCTGGATGCCAAGGGCTCCGAGGATGGCCGTCATTATCTGCTCACCATTGCGGCAGGGGCTGATCAATACTACGTCGACGGTACAGAGATGGCTGAGGTGCAGCAGTACCTGGATTTTGTGCAGTTGATGACCTATGATATGCGCGGCGGTTTTCAGGTTCTGACCGGACATCATACGAATCTGTATACACCAACCGGTGATCTGTTCCGAATTAGTACAGATGCTTCCGTAAATCTGTTCGTCCGCGCCGGTGTTCCGAAGGAGAAGATTGTTATCGGCGCTGCGTTCTACTCCCGGATCTGGACTGAGGTTCCTGACCGAAACCACGGCCTTCACCAAATGGCCGGTAGCACAGGCGGCTACGGTCCGGCATTTGCCGAACTGGAAGCGAAGTACATCAACAAGAATGGTTATATCCGTTATTGGGATGAGGAAGCCTGTGCACCGTTTCTGTTTAATGGGTCGAGCTTAATATCGTATGATGATGAAGAATCGATTCAGCACAAATGCGATTACGTGAAGGATCAGGGACTGTCCGGCATTATGTTCTGGGAATACGGCTGTGATCCGACCCATCGTCTGCTGGGTGCAATACATCAAGGGCTTCAAGATGTTCCGGTAGGGAAATAG